One region of Carya illinoinensis cultivar Pawnee chromosome 8, C.illinoinensisPawnee_v1, whole genome shotgun sequence genomic DNA includes:
- the LOC122318944 gene encoding kinesin-like protein KIN-14U isoform X2 — protein sequence MDGTNEKPGILPRALKELFNQASLNNSRSLTFSMSMLEVYMGNLRDLLVPKSSCRAYGALTQCNLNIQTDSKGLVEIEGLTDVPIPDFATARWWYTKGRRVRATSWTSVNEASSRSHCLTRITVYRRGDASEAKVEVSKLWMVDLGGSERLLKTGATGLTLDEGRAINLSLSALGDVIAALRKKRSYVPFRNSKLTQILKDSLGDRSKVLMLVLVSPCEEDTAETICSLSFAKRARGVESYREFPEELKIQREKRIMLLEEEMREAEEECQEVGKEIQKAEILLSENKRLLSANYGLIEDEVKTPMSAKEDLKEAAGTPRNSKKVTKRLNLSNSQPRFMTSTVASRQRQGAAEKEIIGRARSFRSGARSSIQFPASQSLSYSDPRFKAILQNSNRKSRYAETSTLLRESPKCNGLDTKLDTFPRSKMVAASDPNFRVTLYRHRRRRSDII from the exons ATG GATGGGACAAACGAGAAACCAGGAATTCTTCCTCGAGCTCTGAAAGAGCTCTTCAATCAAGCCTCATTGAATAACTCACGTTCTTTGACATTTTCAATGAGTATGCTGGAGGTGTACATGGGTAATCTTAGAGATTTGCTGGTTCCAAAGTCATCCTGCAGAGCATATGGGGCTTTGACACAATG CAACCTCAACATACAAACAGATTCAAAGGGTTTGGTGGAAATTGAGGGTCTCACAGATGTCCCAATTCCAGATTTTGCAACGGCCAGATGGTGGTATACTAAAGGGAGACGTGTTAGAGCCACTTCTTGGACTAGTGTTAATGAGGCATCTAGCAGATCACACTG CCTTACAAGGATCACCGTATATCGACGTGGGGATGCTTCCGAAGCTAAAGTAGAAGTGAGCAAACTGTGGATGGTCGATCTTGGAGGAAGTGAGCGATTATTGAAAACAGGTGCCACTGGACTTACACTTGATGAAGGGCGGGCCATAAATCTCTCTCTTTCAGCTTTAGGTGATGTTATTGCAGCTTTGAGAAAGAAGAGGAGCTATGTGCCTTTCAG GAATAGCAAGCTAACTCAAATTCTCAAGGATTCCTTAG GTGATCGCTCAAAGGTTTTAATGCTTGTGCTTGTAAGCCCATGTGAAGAAGATACCGCAGAGACAATCTGTTCTTTGAGCTTTGCAAAGAGAGCTAGAGGTGTAGAGTCATATAGAGAATTTCCAGAG GAATTGAAGAtacagagagagaaaaggatcatgcttcttgaagaagaaatgaGAGAAGCTGAAGAAGAATGTCAGGAAGTTGGGAAGGAAATACAAAAGGCTGAAATCCTGTTAAGTGAAAACAAAAGGCTTTTGTCAGCTAATTATGGACTCATTGAAGATGAAGTGAAGACCCCCATGAGCGCCAAAGAAGATTTAAAAGAAGCCGCGGGAACTCCTCGAAATTCCAAGAAAGTTACAAAAAGATTAAATCTTTCCAATTCTCAGCCTCGTTTCATGACATCTACTGTGGCCAGTCGCCAAAGGCAAGGTGctgcagaaaaagaaataattggAAGAGCAAGAAGTTTCAGATCAGGGGCTAGAAGTTCCATCCAGTTTCCGGCTTCCCAATCACTTAGTTATTCAGATCCTCGTTTTAAGGCAATTTTACAGAACTCCAATAGAAAATCACGATATGCTGAGACAAGTACTCTCCTCAGAGAGAGTCCCAAATGCAATGGCTTAGATACAAAACTAGACACCTTTCCACGGAGCAAGATGGTTGCTGCATCGGATCCAAACTTTAGAGTTACCCTCTATCGTCATAGAAGAAGAAGGTCTGACATAATCTAG
- the LOC122318944 gene encoding kinesin-like protein KIN-14U isoform X1: MFIPAEKEQISLPLEDARESLKSFPMESNPDSLDGLSPVSELLNSPSIPAIYTDVNVVPEYVKNELEQSILNLEEEIAQLRLKRRSLDKRRREALNKILDIKGSIRVFCRVRPFLLTDKRRIHEPISTGSEKIVIQLAGIRKEFELDKVFLQQASQDDVFVEVEPILKSALDGHNVCVFAYGQTGTGKTFTMDGTNEKPGILPRALKELFNQASLNNSRSLTFSMSMLEVYMGNLRDLLVPKSSCRAYGALTQCNLNIQTDSKGLVEIEGLTDVPIPDFATARWWYTKGRRVRATSWTSVNEASSRSHCLTRITVYRRGDASEAKVEVSKLWMVDLGGSERLLKTGATGLTLDEGRAINLSLSALGDVIAALRKKRSYVPFRNSKLTQILKDSLGDRSKVLMLVLVSPCEEDTAETICSLSFAKRARGVESYREFPEELKIQREKRIMLLEEEMREAEEECQEVGKEIQKAEILLSENKRLLSANYGLIEDEVKTPMSAKEDLKEAAGTPRNSKKVTKRLNLSNSQPRFMTSTVASRQRQGAAEKEIIGRARSFRSGARSSIQFPASQSLSYSDPRFKAILQNSNRKSRYAETSTLLRESPKCNGLDTKLDTFPRSKMVAASDPNFRVTLYRHRRRRSDII, translated from the exons ATGTTCATTCCCGCTGAAAAAGAACAGATCTCATTGCCTTTAGAAGATGCGAGGGAGTCCTTGAAATCATTCCCTATGGAATCAAACCCAGATTCCCTTGATGGGCTCTCACCGGTTTCTGAGTTGCTCAATTCACCATCGATTCCCGCTATCTATACCGATGTCAATGTCGTTCCTGAGTACGTAAAGAACGAGCTTGAGCAGTCGATATTGAATCTAGAAG aggagattgcTCAGTTGAGGCTGAAGCGGCGGTCGTTGGATAAACGGCGGAGAGAAGCATTGAACAAGATATTAGACATCAAAG GCAGCATTCGAGTGTTTTGTCGTGTTCGACCATTCCTATTGACAGACAAGAGAAGAATTCATGAACCCATTTCCACTGGGTCGGAGAAGATCGTGATTCAGTTGGCTGGAATAAGGAAAGAATTTGAACTTGATAAAGTTTTTCTGCAACAAGCAAGCCAAG ACGATGTTTTTGTTGAGGTGGAACCGATCCTCAAATCGGCACTTGATGGGCATAATGTGTGCGTTTTCGCCTACGGTCAAACAGGCACAGGGAAGACATTTACAATG GATGGGACAAACGAGAAACCAGGAATTCTTCCTCGAGCTCTGAAAGAGCTCTTCAATCAAGCCTCATTGAATAACTCACGTTCTTTGACATTTTCAATGAGTATGCTGGAGGTGTACATGGGTAATCTTAGAGATTTGCTGGTTCCAAAGTCATCCTGCAGAGCATATGGGGCTTTGACACAATG CAACCTCAACATACAAACAGATTCAAAGGGTTTGGTGGAAATTGAGGGTCTCACAGATGTCCCAATTCCAGATTTTGCAACGGCCAGATGGTGGTATACTAAAGGGAGACGTGTTAGAGCCACTTCTTGGACTAGTGTTAATGAGGCATCTAGCAGATCACACTG CCTTACAAGGATCACCGTATATCGACGTGGGGATGCTTCCGAAGCTAAAGTAGAAGTGAGCAAACTGTGGATGGTCGATCTTGGAGGAAGTGAGCGATTATTGAAAACAGGTGCCACTGGACTTACACTTGATGAAGGGCGGGCCATAAATCTCTCTCTTTCAGCTTTAGGTGATGTTATTGCAGCTTTGAGAAAGAAGAGGAGCTATGTGCCTTTCAG GAATAGCAAGCTAACTCAAATTCTCAAGGATTCCTTAG GTGATCGCTCAAAGGTTTTAATGCTTGTGCTTGTAAGCCCATGTGAAGAAGATACCGCAGAGACAATCTGTTCTTTGAGCTTTGCAAAGAGAGCTAGAGGTGTAGAGTCATATAGAGAATTTCCAGAG GAATTGAAGAtacagagagagaaaaggatcatgcttcttgaagaagaaatgaGAGAAGCTGAAGAAGAATGTCAGGAAGTTGGGAAGGAAATACAAAAGGCTGAAATCCTGTTAAGTGAAAACAAAAGGCTTTTGTCAGCTAATTATGGACTCATTGAAGATGAAGTGAAGACCCCCATGAGCGCCAAAGAAGATTTAAAAGAAGCCGCGGGAACTCCTCGAAATTCCAAGAAAGTTACAAAAAGATTAAATCTTTCCAATTCTCAGCCTCGTTTCATGACATCTACTGTGGCCAGTCGCCAAAGGCAAGGTGctgcagaaaaagaaataattggAAGAGCAAGAAGTTTCAGATCAGGGGCTAGAAGTTCCATCCAGTTTCCGGCTTCCCAATCACTTAGTTATTCAGATCCTCGTTTTAAGGCAATTTTACAGAACTCCAATAGAAAATCACGATATGCTGAGACAAGTACTCTCCTCAGAGAGAGTCCCAAATGCAATGGCTTAGATACAAAACTAGACACCTTTCCACGGAGCAAGATGGTTGCTGCATCGGATCCAAACTTTAGAGTTACCCTCTATCGTCATAGAAGAAGAAGGTCTGACATAATCTAG